The genomic region CCGTCTTGTTCAGCTCCTTGGCCGACTTCAGGTCGTGGCCGAACGGCTTCTCGATGACGACCCGGCGCCACTGGTCGCCCTGCGCCTGGGCCAGGCCCGCGCGCTTGAGCTGGTTGACCACCGTCGGGAACGCGCCCGGCGGGATCGACAGGTAGAACGCGTGGTTGCCGCCCGTGCCGCGCTCGGTGTCGAGCGCCGCCAGGCAGGAGGCGAGGTTGTCGAACGCCGTGTCGTCGTCGAACGTGCCCTGCACGAACCGGATGCCCTCGGCGAGCTGCTGCCACACGGCCTCGTTGAACGGCGTGCGCGCGTGCTCCTTCACCGCGTCGTGCACGACCTTCATGAAGTCCTGGTCGGCCCAGTCGCGGCGGGCGAAGCCGACGAGACCGAAGCCCGGCGGCAGCAGACCTCGGTTCGCGAGGTCGTAGATCGCGGGCATGAGCTTCTTGCGCGACAGGTCACCGGTCACACCGAAGATGACCAGCGCGCTCGGTCCCGCGATGCGGGGCATGCGCTTGTCGCGCGCGTCCCGCAGCGGGTTGCGCCACTTGGCGGATGTGGTCACGAGCCGTCCTCCTGGACTGCCTCGACGAGCTGGGCCAAGCCGGCGATGCGGTCCTGCAGGTGCAACCGCAGCACCGGGCGACCGTGTTCGACCAGCACCTGACCGTCGCCGAGCGCCTGCGCGAGCTGCAGCTGCGCCAGCGTGTAGGGACGGCCGGGCACCTCCAGGTCGTCGCCGGACTCGCCGGTGATCTGGATGAACACGCCGTTCTGATGACCGCCCTTGTGGTACTGGCCGGTCGAGTGCAGGAAGCGCGGACCCCAGCCGAACGTGGTCTGCAGGTGCGTCCTCTTCGCGATCTCCGCACGGAGCAGCTCGAACGACGCGTCGTCGATCCTGTCCAGGTACGCCTGAACCGAGATGTAGCCGTGCTCGGGCGCGACCTCGACCAGCGCCGCGAGCGCCTCGGCGACGGTGTCGACCTTGCGCGGTGCCCAGTCGGTGCCGTGGCCCTCGACCGGCCCGTCCACGAAGGAGGGCGTGGTCGCCGAGGCGGCCGGCGCGTCCAGCAGGGCCCGCGAGGCCTTCTTCGCCGCCTCGACGTCGGGCTGGTCGAACGGTTGATGCCCAGCACCCGGCCGACGAGCGCGGTCGCGTACTCCCACAACAGGAACTGCGCGCCGAGCGGTCCCTCGACCGCGACGTGCGCCGACCCGGTGGCCGGTCCGATCGCGACGGTCGTGGCGTCCGTGCGGGCGTCCACGAAACCGGGCGCGCCGGGGCCCTCGACGACGACCGGCAGCAGGCCGGTGCCGTTCTTGCCGGTCGACTCGGCGATCAGCTGCTCGGCCCAGTCGCCGAAGCCGACGATGCCGGAGCCGGTGTCCGCGAACACGATCTTCTCCGCGCCGTGGGCGTGCGCGGCACCGAAGATCGCCGCGAGCTGCACCGCGGGGTTCTCGGCGGAGTCCTCGGCCAGCACCTTGGCCTCGGCGGCCGCGTCGTCGAGCAGCGTTTCGACGTCGGCGCCCGCGAGGTAGGACGGCACCAGGCCGAACGCGGTCAGCGCCGAGTACCGGCCACCGACGTTCGGGTCGGCCAGGAACACCTTGCGGTAGCCCGCTTCCTCGGACGCCTGCTGCAGCGGCGAGCCGGGGTCGGTGACCACCACGATGCGCGACGGGGCGTCGATGCCCGCGTCGGCGAAAGCCTTCTCGAAGATGCGCCGGTGGCTGTCGGTCTCGACCGTGCCACCGGACTTGGACGACACCACGATCACCGTGCGCTCGAGGTCACCGGCGAGCGCGTCGGCGACCTGGGCGGGATCGGTGGTGTCCAGCACGACCAGCGGGACGCCCGCGGTCCGCGTGATCACCTCGGGGGCCAGCGACGAGCCCCCCATTCCGGCGAGCACGACGCGGTCGACGCCCTCGGCGTGCAGTTGTTCGCGCAGCGTCTTGAGCTCGGGGAGCAGTGCACGGGACGTCTCGTGCAACGTCGTCCACGAGAGGCGAATGCTCGCCTCGGACTCGGCTTCCGGCCCCCACAGGGTCGGGTCCTGCGCGGTCAGCTTGCTCGGCACCGAATCCGCGACCAGGTCAGCAGCGATCGTGCTGACCTGGTCGGCGTTCGGTGACCTCACGATTTCGACGGAGGTCACTTCGTGATCAGCCCTTCAGTTGAGCCAGTTGGTTCGTCACCGTCTCGAGCAACTCTTCCCAGGACTTCTCGAACTTCTCGACGCCCTCGGTCTCCAGCGCGACGAACACGTCCTGGAGGTCGACTCCCACGGCGGCGAGCTGGTCGAAGACCTCCTGGCCCTGCGCAGCGCGCCCGGTGACCGTGTCACCGGTGATCTTGCCGCTGTCCGCGACGGCCTGCAGCGTCTTCTCCGGCATCGTGTTCACGACGTCGGCGACGACGAGCTGGTCGACGTAGAGCGTCGGCGAGTAGCTCGGGTCCTTCACACCGGTCGACGCCCACAGCGGGCGCTGCGCGTTGGCGCCGCCGGCCTTGAGAGCTTCCCAGCGCTCACCCTGGAAAGTCTTCTCGAACGCGTCGTAGGCGATCCACGCGTTGGCGAGCGCCGCCTTGCCCAGCAGCGCGGTGGCCTCGTCCGTGCCGATCGCCTTCAGGCGCTTGTCGATCTCGGTGTCCACGCGGGACACGAAGAACGACGCGACCGAGTGGATCGAGCGCAGGTCGTGGCCGTTCGCCTTGGCCTGCTCCAAGCCGGCGACGTAGGCCTCCATGACCTTCTCGTAGCGCTCGACCGAGAAGATCAGCGTCACGTTGACGGAGATGCCCTCGGCGATCACCTTCGTGATCGCCGGGATGCCCGCCTCGGTGGCCGGAATCTTCACCAGCAGGTTCGGCCGGTCGACGGTCTTCCACAGGTCCTGCGCCTCGGCCACGGTCTTGTCCGTGTCGAACGCCAGTCGCGGGTCGACCTCGATCGACACGCGGCCGTCCACACCGTTCGTGCTGGTGTAGACGTCGCGGAACTTGTCGCACGCGTTGCGCACGTCGGTCGTCGTGACCTCGCGGATGGTCGCCTCGGTGTCGGCGCCCCGGTTCGCGAGCTCGCGGACCTGCTCGTCGTAGGACTCGCCCTTCGACAGGGCGCCCGCGAAGATCGTCGGGTTCGTGGTGACACCGACGACGTTCCAGTCGCGGATCAGCTCGTCCAGGTTGCCGCTGGTGAGCCGTTCACGGGACAGGTCGTCGAGCCAGATCGAGACTCCGGCGCCGGACAGGGCTTCCAGATTCGGCTTGCTCACTTGTTACCCCTCACGTTGTCAAGGGAACGGCGGGCGGCGGCGACGACGTCTTCCGTCGTGAAGCCGAACTCCTTGAACAGGACCTGGTAGTCGGCCGAGGCACCGAAGTGCTCGATCGAGACGATCTCGCCGGCGTCGCCGACGTAGCGGTACCACGGCTGCGCGATGCCCGCCTCGACGGCGACGCGCGCCTTCACCGACGCCGGGAGGACGGACTCGCGGTACTCGGCGTCCTGCTTCTCGAACCAGTCGATGGACGGCATGGACACCACACGCACTGCAACGCCCTCGCCCTGCAGAACCTTCCCCGCCTCGGCGGCGACCTGCAGCTCAGAGCCAGTGCCGATGATCACGATCTCCGGGTTCTCGTCACCGAAGAGCACGTAACCGCCGCGCTTCACGCCCTCCGCGGAGGTGCCCTCCAGGATCGGGAGGTTCTGCCGGCTCAGCGCGAGACCGACCGGGCCGAGCTGCTCGATGACGGCCTTCCACGCGAAGGCGGTCTCGTTCGCGTCACCGGGGCGGACGACCGCGAAGTCCGGGATCGCGCGCAGGGCGGCGAGGTGCTCGATCGGCTGGTGCGTCGGGCCGTCCTCGCCCAGGCCGATGGAGTCGTGCGTCCACACGTACGTGACGGCGGCCTTCATGATCGCGGCCAGGCGCACGGCGGGGCGCATGTAGTCGGAGAACACGAGGAACGTGCCGCCGAACGGACGGGTCGGGCCGTGCAGCGCGATGCCGTTGAGGATCATGCCCATCGCGTTCTCGCGGACACCGAAGTGCAGCACGCGGCCGTACGGGTCGGCGCTCCACATGCCGGTGGAGATCTCCGCCGGACCGAAGGACTTCGCGCCCTTGATCGTGGTCAGGTTCGACTCGGCCAGGTCGGCCGAACCGCCCCACAGCTCCGGGAGCTGCTCGGCGAGCGCGTTGATGACCTCACCGGAGGCCTTGCGGGTCGGGATCTCCTTGCCGCCCACCTCGTACACGGGCAGACCGGCGTCCCAGCCCTCGGGGAGCTCACGGGCGACCAGGCGGTCCAGCAGGGCCTTGTTCTCGGCGTTGGCCGAGGCCCACGCGTCGAACGACTTCTGCCACTCGGCCTTGGCGTGCTCACCGCGCTTGACGACCTCACGGGCGTGCGCGAGCACCTCGTCGGCGACCTCGAAGGTCTGCTCGGGGTCGAAGCCGAGGATCTCCTTGGTGGCCTTGACCTCGTCGACGCCCAGCGCGGCACCGTGCGCGGCACCGGTGTTCTGCTTGGTCGGCGCCGGGAAGCCGATGATCGTGCGCAGCAGGATGAACGACGGCTTGTCGGTGACGGCCTTGGCCTTCTCGACGGCCTCGAGGATGCCCTTCACGTTCTCGCCGGACTCGACGACCTGGACGTGCCAGCCGTAGGCCTCGTAGCGGCCCGCGGTGTCCTCGGACAGCGCGATCGTGGTGTCGTCCTCGATGGAGATCTTGTTGTCGTCGTAGAAGACGACCAGGTTGCCCAGCTGCTGCGTGCCCGCGAGCGACGAGGCCTCGGAGGTGACGCCCTCCTCGATGTCACCGTCGGAGGCGATCACGTAGACGTGGTGGTCGAACGGGCTCTGGCCCGGCGCGGCCGACGGGTCGAACAGGCCGCGCTCGCGGCGGGCGGCCATGGCCATGCCGACGGCGGCGGCCAGACCGGAGCCCAGCGGGCCGGTGGTGATCTCGACGCCGCGGGTGTGGCCGTGCTCGGGGTGGCCCGGCGTCTTCGAGCCCCACTTGCGCAGGTGCTTGAGGTCGTCGAGCTCCAGGCCGTAGCCCGACAGGAAGAGCTGGACGTACAGCGTCAGGCTGGAGTGGCCCGCGGACAGCACGAACCGGTCGCGGCCGATCCAGTCCGGGTCGGCGGGGTCGTGCCGCAGCACCCGCTGGAACAGCGTGTACGCGAGGGGCGCGAGGCTCATCGCGGTGCCGGGATGACCGTTGCCGACGTTCTGCACGGCGTCCGCCGCGAGCACCCGAGCGGTGTCGACGGCGCGCTTGTCGAGCTCCGTCCAGTCATCAGGCAGATCGGCCTTGGTGAGCCGGGTGATGTCGTCGGTGACGCTCACGGACTTACAGCTCCACTCTGTCGGTTGGGCGGGTCCCGACCTGTCCGCAGACGATCTTGGTGGATCGATCCCGAAAGGCCTGACCCGCGTGCGTTCCTCGTCCTGCGGCCAGCCTAGTCCTGACAGTTGCCGATGTTGCTCTGAAAGGTCCCAGCTGGGTGTGTGCCCAGGCACACCAGCACCCAAACGGGCTGTGAATTCTGTGCGCGGTTACCATCAGTCGCTGGATTTCCCACCACTCGCGACATGAGGAGCGTTCACGCGATGAGTGCCGTCCTCGAGGCCCCGAACCGGTCGCCTCGCCAGGTTGTCGGCGCCTATGTGGCGCTCACGAAGCCGCGTGTCATCGAGCTCCTGCTGATCACCACGATCCCCGCGATGCTGCTGGCCCAGCACGGCCTGCCCCCGCTGTGGCTGATCGCCTGCACCCTCACCGGCGGCACTCTCGCCGCGGGGTCGGCGAACGCCCTCAACTGCTACGTCGACGCCGACATCGACTCGGTCATGAAGCGGACGGCGGCCCGCCCGCTCGCGCACAACGCCATCCCGCCGCGCAACGCCCTGATCTTCGGCATCGTGCTCGGAATCGTCTCGTTCGCGTTCCTGTGGATCTTCGTCAACCTCATGTCGGCCGTGTTCGCGGTGGCGACGATCCTGTTCTACATCTTCGTCTACACCCTCGTGCTCAAGCGCCGCACCTCCCAGAACATCATCTGGGGCGGCATGGCGGGCTGCATGCCGGTGATCATCGGCTGGAGCGCGGTGACGGGCACGGTCGAGTGGCCGGCACTGGTCATGTTCGGCGTCATCTTCTTCTGGACGCCGCCGCACACCTGGGCCCTCGCGATGAAGTTCAAGGACGACTACGCCCGCGCAGGCGTGCCGATGCTGCCGGTGGTGGCCACAGCCGCGCAGGTGACGCGGCAGATCGTCATCTACAGCTGGATCACCGTCGTCTGCACGCTGGCCCTGGCCCCGGTCACCTCGTGGATCTACGTGGCCGTGGCGGCGCTGTCCGGCGTGTGGTTCGCCGTCTTCGCCCACAAGCTGCACAACGTCGTGCGTCGCGGCGGCTCCACGAACACCATGAAGTTCTTCCACATGTCGAACCTCTACCTGATGCTGGTGTTCTGCGGTCTCGCCGTGGACGCCGTGGTCGGGTTGCCGGTGCTGGGCTGGCCGTTCTAGCTGCACCTCCAGGCGTACGGCTGTGGCGCCCGTTGAGTTCACCGTCTCCGGCGGCGAAGGCACGCCGCTGGAGCACGTCGCCGCGCTCACCGGCCGGGTGTCGCTGTTCGTCGTGACCGATCCGGGCGGGTGGGCGCAGGTCAGCCAGGGGCTGGCCGTCGGACAGGCCGCCTCGGCCGCCGTGCGGACCCGGCTGCGGACGCTGAGGTTCGCGGTGCTGGATCTCCGGCACTTCGCCTCGGCCGAGGACCTGCCGTCGATCTCGGACGTGCCCGGTGACGTGGTGGCGTTGCACGACACGCGGACGTGGGACTCGGCGCCGGTCGTGCGCGCGTTGCGCGGGCTTGGGCGGCCGGTCGTGCTGTTCACCGCCGTGCACACGTGGGTGAGCGGGGTGGACCCGGCGACGGTGGTCATGGGGTGGAGCACGCCGCACGTGGTGCTGGCCGCGCCGGTGCGGGCGGGTGAGGTGCGGGTCGAGGACGTCCTCTGGCAGTTCCGCGAGCTGGAACGGCGGGGGACGGTCGGGTTCGTCGCGCTGCCGCAGCCGGCCGTGCCCGCCGACCGCGCGTCACCGTGGTGGTGGCGCTGCCGGTGCGACCGAGGGCGTCGCGGGGGCGCTGCGGCCGGGTGCCGACTACGAGGTGTGGGTGCACGTCGGGGCGCACGCCGCGCGGTTGCCGGGTGACCTGGAGCTGCGGGCGGTGCTCGGCATGTCCGGGCGCGAGGTGCAGACCGAGTCGTTCGTGCTGCCGGCCGACGGGGCGAGCCCGTGGGTGAGCTTCCCGGTGACCACGCCGTACGCCGCGTGCCGCTGGGCCGGGTCCCTGGTGGTCTACGCGGGTGTGGTGCCGCTGCACGCCCAGACCGTGCTGATGCCGGTCGGAGCGCGGGTGCCTCCCGGCGGGTCCGGTGAGCAGTCGACGGACCCGGGGTTCCGGCTGTCGCGGACGTTCGCCGACATCGGGCCGCTCGCGACGCGGGCGGCCTCGGTGCTGGTGCTCGGTCCGCGCGCGTTGGTGGCCGTCGGCGGGACAAAGCCGTCGTGGATCAACCTGGACTCGGGCTACCGGCGGTCGGTGCTGCACGTGTCCGGGCTCGACCCCTGGTACGGCAAGGACTTCCCGGCGTACTGCGCGGACCTGGCCGCGTTGGCCCGCGAGGGTGCGGCGCTGTACTCGCGGCTGTTCACCGACCGGGCGCTGCCCGAGGCGGTCCGCCGCTCGGCGCGGTCGAGCGGGCGTCCGGCGGAGCTGCTGGTGGCGGGGGAGGACTTCGACCCCGTGCCGTGGTCGTTGGTCTACGACCTGCCGTTCGCCGACGCGCCGTACCGGCTGTGCGCGTCGGTGGGGCAGTTCGGGCCGTTCGGGCCCGGCGGTGAGGTGCCCGCGCACTGCCCGGTGTCCGACCACAGTGGAAACGTGTTGTGCCCCTTCGGTTTCTGGGGTCTGTCCACTGTGGTGGAACAGCCGGTCGGGCTGCTCGTGCGGCAGGTGTCGGAGCACCCGCGGCCGTTCGAGGTGTTGATGGCGGTCGATCCGGGGATGGACCGGGCGTTGACCGAACGGCACGCCGCCGAGCTGATGTCGATGGTCCCGCCGGAGGCCGTGTCGTCGGCCTACGTCAGCCCGTCGGAGCTGGGGCGGGCGTTGGCCGATGAGGCGGTGGACGTCGTGCACCTGCACTTCCGCGAGGGGTTCCTCGACGCGCAGGAGGTCGAACGGTGGAGCCGCGAGGGTGTCTGGCCGCAGCCGCATTGGCCGACGCGCAAGCCGTTGGTGATGGCCACCTCTCCGGTGGACGTGCTGGTCCGGCCGTTCATCCGGCACGGCGCGGCCGGCGTGGTCAGCCCCGAGGTGGCGGTGCCGCAGGACATGGCCGGGTGGGTGACCGGCATGGTGCTGGCCCGGCTCGCGGCCGGGTTCGGTGCGGGCGAGGCGCTGCGGCAGACCCGGTGGGAGATGCTCGGCCGGGGCAACGTGATGGGCCTCGCCTACACGTTGAACGCGTCCGCTGATCTGCGGCTGCGTCACGAGACGCGGCAGTAGGGCGGGGTCAGGAAACGACCTTGGTGAGCAGGTCCTCGACGCACGGGTCGTCGAGCGACTCGACGATGCACCGCCACAGCGAGAGGTTCACCTCGGCCCACTTGGTGTAGGTGGCGGCGGCTTCGTCGTCGTAGAAGTAGTAGCCGTCGTCGGCCTTGCCCACCTGCTCGCCCACGATCTTGTACGCGAGCTCCCGCAGGGTGATGCCGTTCTCCTGCAGATACTTGTGCGCGAGGACCACCGGTGTCACCGGCAGCGCCTTGAACAGCGTGTCCGCGTCCGACAGCGCTTGTGCCTCAAGAGAGATGTCACGGTGACGGGTGCGCATCTCCGCCTCGACGACGATGCGTTCGACCCACTCGATGTCACCGATGCAGACACCGGAGACGAACAGCACTTTCCGCCGCAACGCCTCGCCGTCGGTCGGCAGCGAGTTGCGGCGGACCATGTAGTTGAGGTCGTGCACCAGTGCGGCCACCTCGACGACATCGGCCGCGGCGCCGTTGCGGCCGGCGAAGTGCACGGCCTTGTCCCGGACGAAGCTCACGTGGTGCCAGCCGTGGAACTGCAACTTGGCCGCCAGGTCCTCGCACAGCCGCCGCACCCGTTGCTCCACGTCCGCTATGACAGATCTGGGAATCGTCGTGCGCGTACGCATCATCAGCCCTCCTGACCAGGTGGGCTGATGGTATGCGCGCCGCGGGGGCTCTCAGAGGTTGTTCGTCAGATCCTCCAGACGTTCCTCGACCGGCACGTGCCGATGGCTGACACCGGTGTCCGGGTCGTAGCTGAGGCTCCACGGCGTGACGGCGCGCGACTTGACGAGGAACGTCATCGTGCCGTCGGCCGCGCGTGGGATCCGGTGGAACTC from Lentzea guizhouensis harbors:
- the tal gene encoding transaldolase, with the protein product MSKPNLEALSGAGVSIWLDDLSRERLTSGNLDELIRDWNVVGVTTNPTIFAGALSKGESYDEQVRELANRGADTEATIREVTTTDVRNACDKFRDVYTSTNGVDGRVSIEVDPRLAFDTDKTVAEAQDLWKTVDRPNLLVKIPATEAGIPAITKVIAEGISVNVTLIFSVERYEKVMEAYVAGLEQAKANGHDLRSIHSVASFFVSRVDTEIDKRLKAIGTDEATALLGKAALANAWIAYDAFEKTFQGERWEALKAGGANAQRPLWASTGVKDPSYSPTLYVDQLVVADVVNTMPEKTLQAVADSGKITGDTVTGRAAQGQEVFDQLAAVGVDLQDVFVALETEGVEKFEKSWEELLETVTNQLAQLKG
- the tkt gene encoding transketolase, with translation MSVTDDITRLTKADLPDDWTELDKRAVDTARVLAADAVQNVGNGHPGTAMSLAPLAYTLFQRVLRHDPADPDWIGRDRFVLSAGHSSLTLYVQLFLSGYGLELDDLKHLRKWGSKTPGHPEHGHTRGVEITTGPLGSGLAAAVGMAMAARRERGLFDPSAAPGQSPFDHHVYVIASDGDIEEGVTSEASSLAGTQQLGNLVVFYDDNKISIEDDTTIALSEDTAGRYEAYGWHVQVVESGENVKGILEAVEKAKAVTDKPSFILLRTIIGFPAPTKQNTGAAHGAALGVDEVKATKEILGFDPEQTFEVADEVLAHAREVVKRGEHAKAEWQKSFDAWASANAENKALLDRLVARELPEGWDAGLPVYEVGGKEIPTRKASGEVINALAEQLPELWGGSADLAESNLTTIKGAKSFGPAEISTGMWSADPYGRVLHFGVRENAMGMILNGIALHGPTRPFGGTFLVFSDYMRPAVRLAAIMKAAVTYVWTHDSIGLGEDGPTHQPIEHLAALRAIPDFAVVRPGDANETAFAWKAVIEQLGPVGLALSRQNLPILEGTSAEGVKRGGYVLFGDENPEIVIIGTGSELQVAAEAGKVLQGEGVAVRVVSMPSIDWFEKQDAEYRESVLPASVKARVAVEAGIAQPWYRYVGDAGEIVSIEHFGASADYQVLFKEFGFTTEDVVAAARRSLDNVRGNK
- a CDS encoding heme o synthase yields the protein MSAVLEAPNRSPRQVVGAYVALTKPRVIELLLITTIPAMLLAQHGLPPLWLIACTLTGGTLAAGSANALNCYVDADIDSVMKRTAARPLAHNAIPPRNALIFGIVLGIVSFAFLWIFVNLMSAVFAVATILFYIFVYTLVLKRRTSQNIIWGGMAGCMPVIIGWSAVTGTVEWPALVMFGVIFFWTPPHTWALAMKFKDDYARAGVPMLPVVATAAQVTRQIVIYSWITVVCTLALAPVTSWIYVAVAALSGVWFAVFAHKLHNVVRRGGSTNTMKFFHMSNLYLMLVFCGLAVDAVVGLPVLGWPF
- a CDS encoding HD family phosphohydrolase, whose translation is MRTRTTIPRSVIADVEQRVRRLCEDLAAKLQFHGWHHVSFVRDKAVHFAGRNGAAADVVEVAALVHDLNYMVRRNSLPTDGEALRRKVLFVSGVCIGDIEWVERIVVEAEMRTRHRDISLEAQALSDADTLFKALPVTPVVLAHKYLQENGITLRELAYKIVGEQVGKADDGYYFYDDEAAATYTKWAEVNLSLWRCIVESLDDPCVEDLLTKVVS